Genomic DNA from Natrinema saccharevitans:
CTGTGTGATTCGTCGAGTCGTCGAAGACACTTGCCGGGACAGCTTCGACGGCTACACGAATCGACGCCAGTGCATCGTCCGGAAATGCCTCGGACGAGGTTTAGGTGCGGCGCTCGCTCAGTTTGGTGACCTCCTCGACGACGACCATACTCGCTCCCGACGAACAGTGCCCCGATAAAACCCGTCGCGACAGCCATTCGAGACGACCGGAGCCAGGATTCACTCATTCGAGGAGTAGGGCGATGGGTGGGGGCGAGGAAGTGGATCCAGACCCAGCGTTAACCAACACTGTGCCGGTATTGGTTCAGAATGTTGATTAAGCCCGGCCGCTACGGCGTTCGGAGATCTCGAACTGCCTTCACGACAAAAGTGTCTGGCTCGCTGGCTGCTTCTTTACCTGACCGCTCCGCTGGTGACGGTTGATACCCATCTACTGGGCGCTTTTATAGTTTTCTCGAGAAGGATATCAAATCATCTCTCACCTATCTCGAGTGTATCGACGGCCTCGGCAGGCCCGGTGTCATACTCGACGAGACGGTTCGCTGCAAGCTGCCACGCCTGTTCATCGAGTTCGGGATCAGCGATCTCATAGTGAACACTGAACGCGGTTAGTGCAACTGCGACGAGGAGACCCTCCTGTCGATCGGTGAGAGACATCGCCGATGTTGGGTGGGGCTTCTTCGACAAACCTCAGGACTATCGGTGCTTGACTGGAGCATTTGTAGAAGAGAGGGATGGGACACGCTGACAGGTGCGACTCATAAATCTCGTTGAGAGGAACCCGCTTGTCATCGCTGACACTCTGTTCTGGCCTATCCTCTGATTACATCCTCCTGAGCGGCGTCTCGAGCATCCGCTTGGAGGTGCTCATAGCGGATCTCACACCTGTTCGAACAGAAGCGGTCAGCGTACCCTGCCTGATCACGGACAAGTCTTGTACAGGTCGGTACTCGGCACTCGTCGCGGTCAGTCATCTTGTGATACCTCGTTTCAGGAATTGAGGCGTCTCAGCGCTGCCGAATGCTGTTGCTATGAATCTTGATTTCATGCATTGTACAGTGGACTGTATTCGCGTCCCCTGACCCCTTTGGGGGAGAGAAACACCCTCAAATGAGCGAGTCCCCTCCCTTATCGAACGAATGTTCCATCCGGTGCAGGCACGAGCCCGGTTCGAATTTCGAGATCGACACGGCGAAGATGCTTACAGCCACTCTCTGGCTGGCGCTGTTCGAAGTCTGGGCAGTTACAGGCCTCTGTTTCGATATCGAGTTTGTATGTGTTTCCACTCTCACTAGCGACTTCGTAGATCGGTCCCGCCGCGGTGAAGCGGACGTTCATTTCCTCGCTCAGTGCACGGCGTGTTTGCGCATCGTCGATCGAGTACCCTTCTGCCTCGAGCGGGATCGGTAGTGCTGGCGTCTCGCACTGGTTTCGAAACTCGTTGCGGTGATTTCGTTCTTGCCCGCAGTTCCGACAGCGCCAGTAGCGCGTTCGGTACTCGTACCCGTCAGTGAGGTCCAAGTCATAGGGTGTTGGCTCCGTGCCTGGGAGCCACTCGTCGATCGCGATGAGTTCATGTCTGTTTAGTGAGTAGTGTCCCCGGAATAGTGTTGCTTCCGGTCACTGGTATCGCTGTACTCGTGTTGCTCGTAGTGCTGTTCTCGGTGGATTGGCTGATCTGTACTCATAGCGAACCTCGAGCACGGTGAGAGCGCCTCACCCGTCAGGCGCGAAAAGTATATTTAGACCATCATGTAGTCGAGGAGCCAGTCTGATTCGAATGTCCGAGAGGGAGTCAGAGAGCGGCTCGCAGATCTATTCTGTGACTACCCGACGAACGATAAGTATAGGTGAACGACTAATCGCTCATTGGAATCCCAGGACAGAATATGTTCAAGGGCCGAGGATGTACGTACCTATATGACTACTGAGTTATCTCGCGCAGAGAGTGATACCTTACTCCGCGAGTCAGGCGTTGGTGTATTAGCACTTACTGACAGCACAGAAGCGTATTCAATTCCCGAATCATTCGGCTACGACGGTGAAACACTGTACTTCCAGTCCGTCTACACACCGGAGAGCAAGAAGATGGCGTTCCTAGAACCAACAGAGACAGCGACGTTCACCGTCTACGACGAACAGCCAGCAAAGAGCGTCATCGTAAGTGGAACGCTCGAACCGGTCCCAGAAGACGAAGAACCCAAGGCCGCGACAGCGATCACGGAAAACGCTTCCATTCCTACGCTAAACGTCTATCCTGACACGAAACCTGACGAGTTCGCAGTGGACTACTATCGCTTAATACCAAACTCAATCACTGGTCGACAGTTCAACGCCTTCACCCCCGCACCCAACGACCAATAAGCACACTTACTGACCGGCTATTTCACCTCAAATTAGATGGTGAGAAACCGCCTTGATGTAGTGAATAGCTTCGGAAGTGCAGGCGATTCACTGACCGCGGGTGTAGACGAATTGTGAGATGAGAAATACAAACGCAGCAGAAAAGAAAATTCCCATCGTTTCAAATGCTAACTCACCAATAGCCCAGTACTGGTACGAGAGATCAATAAATCCAGCAAGGAGAGCAGCCGCGAATCCATTTCTGTAACTTCTCGCTTTACTGGCATCCAAGTCCGAGTCTAAAACTACTTCTAAAATTCCCATACCCGATATGTATCACAGCCAGTGTTAAATATTGTTCTATTGACATCCATGGTATGTCGTCCTCGATATTCAGTAAGCACATGTGCTTACCGTATATTGTATCGAAGAATTTGGTCTGCGTTGGATACGCTGACTCGAGTCCACTGGAAGCGAAAATACTCAACTGTGGGGTATGGAGATGAGGTGAACCGGAACGCTTTCATCCAAGCTGTCTATCATTTCGGGTATGCGCCGTCGTCAGTTCCTCGCAAGCGGAACAGCCCTCCTCTCCGTTGCTGTCGCCGGATGCGCCCATCCACCTGTCGTCCTCGATCTAGATGAGGCAACGGCAGAGGATATCGCCGCTGAGGTTTCGGTGACCGTTGAACCCGGTTCAGAGGAGTACAGCCTTGTAGCATCAGTTCTCGAGAACGGATCGACCGGCCGGAGTGAACGGTACGAACTATTCGACCGTGCTGACACGATTCGGTTCGGAGACTCATTCTATGACGTTTCGGAGACACGACTCAAGAGCGGTGAGAGAACGGTGTATGAGGTATTTATCGATGTTGATCCGGCTAATTCGACACCGGAGGTTGGGGAGATCGAATACGGTGATCTACCTGAGACGGATCGTCAACACCTTGACCAGATCGTTTCGAAGGATAGTACTCGTGGTGAGGACGGATCTGATATCGGCGTCGAGTACGGAACGGGTGAGAATGTGGGGAATGGATCGGTGTTTGTTCCGGAGCAGCAGTACGATATTCTGGTCCACAATGAGAACCGGTATCGGATCACGATCGATTCACGAACGACATCTGAGACAGCGTATCGATATGAGGTGAGTGAAGTCGCATCCGGAGTTGAGCCGTTCGCCGACCAGGTCAGAGACCGGTACCTGTTCACACTTACGGGCCTTTCCGACGCTGAACGGGATGTCGTCGAGGAAGCGATCGACGGTGGCTACTTCCAAGATGACGACGCTTTCCGGTCGGTCGTCGACCGGATCCGAGACCACAAGGGAATCAACGTGGCTGATTTCTACGGAACGTGGCTTTTCGAGTATGAAGGCGCGGAGTATCTCACCTACGCCGAGTGGTAGCCTATCGTCAAGTGTTCTTAGATCCGTATCATCAGTCGATAGTTGTTCGGTGTAGCCACGGATAATGCTGAGAGAGTGACGGAGGTCGTGGGAGAGTATGCTGACGATGGTTTCCAGTTGTTCGATCCGGGTATTTCGCTGGAGTTCAGCGCGCTTGCGGGCAGTTATATCTATGTGGGTGACGGTAGCGTGCCGTGTGCCGTCACGAGAGACCGGTGCGGCCTCGAGAAGAGACCACCGCTGATCGTCGGGCGGTGGCACGGATACTCCAGCCGGAACCTGCCTGGTCACCGGCTAACAGGGCGTCAAGCGCGTCGGCGACATCAGTAGCCATCTCGTCATCGGCTTGGCGGCAGACGGTGAGGTAGTTCTCTCCTACCCAGTAGGAGTCATGTCTTGACGGCGTTGACGTAGATACGCCGGGAGTAGATGTTGTTGAACAGATTGGCTGGGACAAGCCGGACGGTTCTGGTCGCTACATTCACGCCGGCCAGCGAGCGTCGGCTACCGCTGACGAAAAACTGAACCGAATAGACGACATTGTTGATCCTTCCGAGATGACGGCTTTCTCAGGCCTCAGTCGTGTGCGGATGCTTGGACGGGTTGCCATAGGCTTCTCCATCGGCGGCTTCGTCACCGTACTCGCGGGGTTTGTCGTACCGTCGCTACAGACGACTGCACTTGCAGGACTCGCGAGCTTCGGACTGCTGTATCACGGGGTACGGAAACTCATGGACAGTTCCCGAAGCCGGTCCGATTCGTTCGGTACCGTCGGCGGTGTCGCCGTAACCGCGATAGTAGTTACCGTACTCAACCCGGTGAGTTTGTTCCCCGAGGCTAGTTCATCCGTACTCGGCACGGGTGTGTTCCTGACCGGCTTCCTGTTGTGCATCGCTGTCTGAGAATATGGACAACCAGAATTAATTTATAAATGGCAACTAAACATAAGGTGCCCTCCACATGACTGCTATCGAAACCACAAACCTGACGAAGCAGTACGGAGAACGAACCGCACTTGACGAGTTCAATCTCGAAATCGAGCACGGAGAAATATTCGGGTTTCTCGGCCCAAATGGGGCCGGGAAATCCACAACCATTGATATCTTCCTCGACTTTATCCGGCCAACAGACGGTCGCGCTATCGTCGCGGATCACAATCCACAGGACTCGCCTCTCGAAGTACGGCAGAATATCGGCGTCCTACCCGACGACTACAGTCTCTACGATTCACTGACTGGATCAGAACACATCGAACTAGCCAAAGATTTGAATGGGAGCGATGAGGACACCAACGCTCTCCTCTCACGTGTTGGGTTAGCCGACGCTGGTGATCAACCGACCGGGAACTATTCGAAAGGGATGGCTCAACGACTTGCGTTCGGAATGGCACTTGTCGGCGATCCAGATGTACTTATCCTTGACGAGCCATCAACGGGAATCGACCCGAATGGGGTACAAGACATAAGAGAACTAATCCGAGAGGAAGCCGCATCCGGCACAACGATTTTCTTTTCTACCCACATCCTCGAACAAGTCGAAGCCATCTGTGATAGAGTTGCGATCATCAACGAGGGAGAACTCGTTGCCGTCGATACGATCTCCGGGCTGCGAGAGACCTTCGATACCCAGTCAATTCTGACACTTTCAGTTGACGGAACGCCAACTGATCTTGACCTACATGACCTCAACGGTGTAAGCCAAGTAGAACATTCGGAAGATACCATCAGGGTTTACCTGCGAGATCCGCAGTTGAAATCCACAGCCATCACCCAAGTCGAAGCTTCTGGAGCCTCGATCTCCGACATCGAAATCAAAGAAGCCTCGCTAACGGAGTTGTTTAACCGGCTCACAACCGGAGGTGACGGGGCGTGAGTTCGCTGGCAACCATCGCGCGGAAAGATTTCAAAGACTCGATCCGAACACGATCCATCTGGATCATCGCAGGGGTGATGACGATACTCAGCCTGTCGCATATCCTCGCCTTCATCTCCTCCCCAGTATCTGAACAACACAGCCGCCCATTCGTTTTCGCAGTCGCTCAGTTCTCTCTCTGGCTGCCGCTTGCCGCGATTGGAATTGGGTTCAAATCTGTCGTCGGTGAGCGAACCTCCGGAAGCATTCGTATCCTTCTCGGACAGCCAGGTACCCGTCGGAACGTAGTCTTCGGAACCTACCTCGGGCGGCTGCTGATACTGACTACAACGATCATACTTGCCCTCATTATCGTCGGTATCGTCGTCACTATCGAGTTCGGAGATCTCGGCAGTATCACCGACGTGATCGGTGGGATCATAGCGCTTTTCCTCTTCGCTCTCGCATGGATCGGACTCGTTGTCGGAGCCTCTAGTGTCGTCGCAAGTGAAACGCGTGCCATCGGCCTTGTAATCGGAGTTTATACGCTCGTTGAGCCGCTCTGGCAGAATCTCGTCCTCCGGTTGTTCGCGTTGATCTTTACTGGAACTATACAGACACCGAGCCAGGCATCCGTGTTCTACTCGCTTGAGAACCCGACATGGTATCTCTACGTCAATCGCCTCAGCCCTACAGAAGCGTTCAACGCCGCACGCTACTACATTCCCGAACTCCTTGAAGGACTTTGGTACGGAACAGCGATCTCTGGCCCCACACTTCCGAACCTATTTGGGATCGCCGTCTTGATCGGGTGGGCAACGGTCCCAGTCTATCTCGGATATCGTCAATTCGAACGCGTGGACCTGGGCTGACTCAATACTATCCTTCATCACCGCTCTTGTGGCAGAGATTGGTGATCAGTTTCCTGTCGTCGGCTCGAGTCAAGACTTGTCCGCTAGAGTCGCTGAGATGCAAGTTCGAGATCGATTGTACTCGCCGCAGAATCGCAGGACTGCTCCGTGTCAAAAATGTGCCACACAAACACGAACGGGCCTCAAATCTCACCCTACTGGTACACAAGGGCATACAACACGAAACCGAGTCCTGCGACGGTCACAAGCCCGCGTGTAAGCAGCACCAGTCCGGTTCCAGCGTCCAACCGGCTGACGACGGCAACCGTAATGAATACACCGGTAGTCAAGAGAAAGATGCCGATTGCAAGTGAGCGCATTTTTGGTGCGTCGTTGCGCCAGTACCCGCGGTAGGCGAGGGAAGCGACCAAGAGGCCGACGAGCGCGGTCAGCGCCCGCGATCCCCACGCAATTAATTGTCGTGACGTACCGCTTGAAGTGGTTGCCGTCCGAATCAACCACCTGTTGGTCGGTTACGAGACCAGCCGCTTCAAGTCGCTCGAGACGACGATATGCTGTCGGACTCGACATGTCACACGACGCACAGATTTCGGAAGCGGACATAGGTTCAGTCGTGAGCTCGGCGAGGATGGCCCGCGCGTACTCGTCTTCAAGCAACGCGAGAACTTCGTTCTCATCCTCGTCCATATGCCGACTCGTGTTTGGGTGATAGTAAAAAAGCAACCGTAGCTTCCGGGTCAGAAGTCGTCCCTCCGGTAATAATATCCTTACTCTTCTCGGTTGGACTATGTCACCACAATTGCCAGTAGAGCTGACAGCCCCAACTGGACTTCGACAGGCGTGGCAATATGTTACATGGCCAGTCTGGAATCATGATCACCACCGCCTACGCGCACCCTTCCGTGCGATTATTCCAGTCATCGCTACATTTCTCGCCCTCGCCATCGTTCAGTCGGTCGTCAGATCCCAGTTTGAGCATCCAGTCAGAGAGTCAGCCGAAATGATTGGGATAGCAGGTGTCCTCATCGGTGCGGTTCTCGTCAGTAGTCGACTGATTGATCGTCGCCCAGCCACAGAGTACGGTCTGTCGTTTAATCGTCAGTGGTTGCAGATGTTCGCCGTTGGCGGGTTGGCTGCGACACTTATTAACGCCGGTGCGGTTGCAGTGGGACTTGGTGCCGGCTGGGTAACTGTCGCTGGTATCGTACAGACACCGGGTGTCATTTCGTTTCTCCCAGCGATGGTTGTTGTCTTCGGCTATATCATGGTTGCGGGACTGTGGGAAGAGTTCATCTTCCGAGGAGTGCTGTTGAAGAACATCGCTGAAGGGGTCAACGGATACGTGCGGAATGAAATCGCGATCGGTATTGCGCTTGCTATCAACTGCATCGTTTTCGCGTTCTTGCATGGCGGGAAAGTCACACATCTCAGCCATTACGGATACTACCTATTGGCAGGGCTAGTGCTCGGTGGCGTCTATGTGTTGACCGGTGAACTTGCACTGTCTATGGGATTCCATATATTCTACAACTACACCCAGAGCGCAGTGTTTGGACTTGGTGTTTCACAGCAGACGCCGGAACTACTCGTCTTAAATCTTGTCGGACCGACCCAATATATTGGTGAAGAGGGGCTCGTCCATGTCGGTGCAACAGCTGTTGGTGGCCTCCTTTTGCTGGGATATGTATACTGGATGGATGGCGAACTTCGCATCCACGATTGTCTAACTCGATGGACAAGTACCGTCTAGTTCGCCGTTTGACAGCGCTACACGTGCTCAAGATGTCGGCTTGAAGTCCGCGATCCAGGCCTCGAGGTCCTCGAGACCGTCGTCGACGCCGGCCTCGCGAAGCCACTGTTCGATGCGGGCCCAGACGTCGTCTTCCCACTCATCACCCCGCCGTTCGTTCTTACGCAACGAGACTCGTCGTGCCCGTACCAGCCGACGGTGTTCGGGTCCCAGATGTGTCTGATTGCTCTGGAAAAGGCGATCGCGAGCAAATTCCGGTCGTCGTAAGCCCCGTCGGGAGTCTCCAGTCAGTCGGTTGCGGGTTGTCTGTACCCACGGTCAACTGGGACTCGAGATCGAAATAGCAGTCGGGAATATCAGAGTCTCGTACTCGTGAGATCACGGGTTAACCAGACTCAGATTCGCATATCGGGCGGTGGTGTACACCCGAAGAGCGAGCTTCGAGTGCTTGGATTGACCGACGAAAAGGGAAACGTGAAAGATCAACTGATCCGGGTGACGTAGACTAATGCCGAGACGTGGGAGGTGTCAGTGATCGACCCGAACGATTCCTATTGACCCAGTATAATTGAATCTAACGGGGCTAGATGCAAACAGTGCCCTATTGATATGGTATAGGTGAATTCAGCAGTATCGAATCCAAACAGCGGTCTTAGAAAGGGAGACTTGTTGTGTATCCGTGGATTGGGCCCGGTTGAAACCCTTAACAATTGATGGTTTTGCACCCAATCGCTCAGGACAGAGCGCTCACAGAGCGGCCAGGTTTGTTATCTATGCCTTCCCTATCACTATTACCGTGCAGGATACGGGAAAGTTTATTTCATTGTCGTATAAATAACTCGGGGATGATTAACACGGATCGCGAGGCTGATCTGCGGGCACAGACGATTCGCCCCGGGTTTGTGCGCCCGGACTACGACGGGCATTGTATCACCCGCGTTCCGGGCACGGCAGCGGCTACACTTGGCGCTTCCGTGGGTCCGAGGTTGCCAGAGGATGTCTTCATCGGTGTCGATACGAATGTTTCCAATGTCGTCGTCCTGTTTGTCGACGCGTACGGTTTCGAGCAATTCCAAGAGACGCATTCCAGCCAGCCATTCTTCGACCGGATTGCTCGCCGCGGCCGAGTGACACCCTTGACAAGTGTCTTCCCCTCCGAAACGCCCGCATGTGTCCCAACTCTCCACACCGGCCTCCAACCGATCGAACATGGCCAAGTAGGCTGGAACCTCTATCTTCCCGAACGTGATCTGGTTGTCGAATCGCTGCCGTTCCAGACCAAAAGCGGCGACCCGATCGACCCTACCGAGGTTCCTTTGTTCGCCGGTGAGCCTATTTATCGCCAACTTGAAAAAGCGGGCATCGATACGCACGTCGTTGAACCGTTCGATTCCAGTGACGACCCCAAGACTGCTGGCGCGACGTGCCATACCTATAGCACTCCTGCAGATTTTGCACTTAGTTTGCGGCGTGTACTCGAACAAGCCCCCGCCCCGACGTACTGCTATGGCTACACACCACTCGTCGACGCCGCCGGACATGCCGAAGGCACACGCTCGGAACTGCACAGCGCCGAATTGAATTGCCTTTCAGCAACGCTCCAGCACGAACTCTGTAATCGTCTCCAGAAGGATGTCGCCGAGGAAACGTTGCTCCTCCTCGTCGCCGACCACGGACACGTTGACAGTCGCCCCAACGAAAATATCGACATCTTGTCGGACCCGATCGTC
This window encodes:
- a CDS encoding pyridoxamine 5'-phosphate oxidase family protein, yielding MTTELSRAESDTLLRESGVGVLALTDSTEAYSIPESFGYDGETLYFQSVYTPESKKMAFLEPTETATFTVYDEQPAKSVIVSGTLEPVPEDEEPKAATAITENASIPTLNVYPDTKPDEFAVDYYRLIPNSITGRQFNAFTPAPNDQ
- a CDS encoding ABC transporter ATP-binding protein — encoded protein: MTAIETTNLTKQYGERTALDEFNLEIEHGEIFGFLGPNGAGKSTTIDIFLDFIRPTDGRAIVADHNPQDSPLEVRQNIGVLPDDYSLYDSLTGSEHIELAKDLNGSDEDTNALLSRVGLADAGDQPTGNYSKGMAQRLAFGMALVGDPDVLILDEPSTGIDPNGVQDIRELIREEAASGTTIFFSTHILEQVEAICDRVAIINEGELVAVDTISGLRETFDTQSILTLSVDGTPTDLDLHDLNGVSQVEHSEDTIRVYLRDPQLKSTAITQVEASGASISDIEIKEASLTELFNRLTTGGDGA
- a CDS encoding ABC transporter permease subunit, with protein sequence MSSLATIARKDFKDSIRTRSIWIIAGVMTILSLSHILAFISSPVSEQHSRPFVFAVAQFSLWLPLAAIGIGFKSVVGERTSGSIRILLGQPGTRRNVVFGTYLGRLLILTTTIILALIIVGIVVTIEFGDLGSITDVIGGIIALFLFALAWIGLVVGASSVVASETRAIGLVIGVYTLVEPLWQNLVLRLFALIFTGTIQTPSQASVFYSLENPTWYLYVNRLSPTEAFNAARYYIPELLEGLWYGTAISGPTLPNLFGIAVLIGWATVPVYLGYRQFERVDLG
- a CDS encoding DUF7521 family protein, translating into MIRTATTSSGTSRQLIAWGSRALTALVGLLVASLAYRGYWRNDAPKMRSLAIGIFLLTTGVFITVAVVSRLDAGTGLVLLTRGLVTVAGLGFVLYALVYQ
- a CDS encoding CPBP family intramembrane glutamic endopeptidase, which gives rise to MSPQLPVELTAPTGLRQAWQYVTWPVWNHDHHRLRAPFRAIIPVIATFLALAIVQSVVRSQFEHPVRESAEMIGIAGVLIGAVLVSSRLIDRRPATEYGLSFNRQWLQMFAVGGLAATLINAGAVAVGLGAGWVTVAGIVQTPGVISFLPAMVVVFGYIMVAGLWEEFIFRGVLLKNIAEGVNGYVRNEIAIGIALAINCIVFAFLHGGKVTHLSHYGYYLLAGLVLGGVYVLTGELALSMGFHIFYNYTQSAVFGLGVSQQTPELLVLNLVGPTQYIGEEGLVHVGATAVGGLLLLGYVYWMDGELRIHDCLTRWTSTV
- a CDS encoding alkaline phosphatase family protein; protein product: MINTDREADLRAQTIRPGFVRPDYDGHCITRVPGTAAATLGASVGPRLPEDVFIGVDTNVSNVVVLFVDAYGFEQFQETHSSQPFFDRIARRGRVTPLTSVFPSETPACVPTLHTGLQPIEHGQVGWNLYLPERDLVVESLPFQTKSGDPIDPTEVPLFAGEPIYRQLEKAGIDTHVVEPFDSSDDPKTAGATCHTYSTPADFALSLRRVLEQAPAPTYCYGYTPLVDAAGHAEGTRSELHSAELNCLSATLQHELCNRLQKDVAEETLLLLVADHGHVDSRPNENIDILSDPIVEQHLRRDRDGFPAISGSGRALHLFVENGSVDRVRARLQEQTDALILTPKEALEIELWGTGDPCASFTERLGNLVVIPETATMWHSEEPDELDLVGDHGGLHPREQLVPFGAVTLDRLAGDGSYTQPNFR